The following are encoded together in the Hydrogenobacter sp. genome:
- a CDS encoding HAD-IA family hydrolase, translated as MKGVIFDVDGVIVDVKESYHLAIKMTAEAFLGHEVDLDTVRAIKFGKGINNDWIATREVIKYFGKEIEIEEIISVFNRIYRQVRDKEKLILDGKFFSYLKAQNIPLGILTGRPKEDLEYTFKRFGLFEYFDFILDDDQISVEELKKPHPFALHLCIESMNLSACAYVGDSKADWEMVNSYRKMYEKSVKYVHFGQNVKVDGVITVNAPDELALTLQEVLKHL; from the coding sequence ATGAAGGGTGTGATCTTTGATGTAGATGGTGTCATTGTTGATGTAAAAGAGTCTTATCACCTTGCCATAAAGATGACCGCTGAAGCTTTCCTTGGACATGAGGTGGATCTAGACACGGTGAGAGCTATTAAATTTGGAAAGGGTATAAACAACGATTGGATAGCTACAAGAGAGGTTATCAAATACTTTGGGAAAGAAATAGAGATTGAGGAAATAATAAGCGTATTTAACAGAATTTATAGACAGGTTAGGGATAAGGAAAAACTTATCCTTGATGGGAAGTTTTTCTCTTACTTAAAAGCTCAGAATATACCCTTGGGTATCCTTACTGGAAGACCTAAGGAAGATCTTGAGTACACTTTTAAAAGGTTTGGTCTTTTTGAGTACTTTGATTTTATACTTGATGATGATCAGATATCTGTAGAGGAGTTGAAAAAACCTCATCCTTTCGCTCTTCACCTTTGTATTGAAAGTATGAACCTTTCCGCGTGTGCGTACGTAGGTGACAGCAAGGCTGATTGGGAGATGGTAAATAGTTACAGGAAGATGTATGAAAAATCCGTTAAATACGTGCATTTTGGTCAAAATGTAAAGGTAGATGGTGTCATTAC
- the dut gene encoding dUTP diphosphatase — protein MKTLKIKIKRLPHAQGLPLPFYATEHAAGMDLLAAVCEPIFLKPMKRVPVPTGIAIELPPGYEAQVRPRSGLAIKYGVTLLNAPGTIDADYRGEVKVILVNLGEEDFVINRGDRIAQLIICPAIRVEWEEVEELSSTQRGDGGFGSTGL, from the coding sequence ATGAAAACTTTAAAGATCAAAATAAAACGTTTACCTCACGCTCAAGGACTTCCACTTCCCTTTTATGCCACCGAACATGCGGCTGGTATGGACCTTCTTGCGGCCGTTTGTGAGCCTATCTTTCTAAAGCCTATGAAAAGAGTCCCTGTACCTACGGGCATAGCTATAGAACTACCACCGGGTTATGAGGCTCAGGTAAGACCAAGAAGTGGACTTGCCATAAAATACGGTGTTACACTTCTTAATGCGCCTGGCACAATAGATGCGGATTATAGAGGAGAAGTAAAAGTGATTTTGGTAAACTTAGGAGAGGAAGACTTTGTTATAAACAGAGGGGACAGAATAGCACAGCTAATTATCTGTCCAGCCATACGGGTTGAGTGGGAAGAGGTGGAAGAACTGAGTTCAACACAAAGGGGTGACGGAGGCTTTGGTTCTACAGGTTTGTGA
- a CDS encoding cation:proton antiporter: MDLHIIFLHLAIILFLARIIGDTFSKLGLPAVLGEIFVGILLGQSVLGILEPNETLRLFAEIGVILLLFQVGLEADVQKLKDVGVLAFIVAFVGASLPMILGTLVSLYFLSLPLATSLFIGGTLTATSIGITVKVLEDLGKMRERFAQIVLGAAVLDDVFGVVILSALYEFSKEGTLHVSAILTLLLYIATFFILSPIVAQILARIIQMLSKALGTEDFIPPTVVSVIFLFAYLAHEVGSPEILGAFTAGLALSRRLTLPFAIFLKTDEKMAQKVEHTILPLVWVLTPLFFVYVGIALNLKAIDFESVEFWLMSCLILLVALTGKVVSGFLVSGSFREKLLIGFSMLPRGEVGLIFAELGRQANIYNDLLYAVVIFTVAVTTLLAPISLKLLSK; this comes from the coding sequence ATGGATCTCCATATCATATTCTTGCATTTAGCTATAATTCTCTTTCTTGCGCGCATAATAGGTGACACCTTTTCAAAGCTCGGTCTTCCGGCAGTTCTGGGTGAGATATTCGTGGGTATTTTGCTTGGTCAGAGTGTGTTAGGTATCCTGGAACCAAACGAAACTCTCAGGCTCTTTGCCGAGATAGGCGTCATACTTTTACTCTTTCAGGTAGGTCTGGAAGCTGACGTACAAAAGCTAAAAGATGTAGGAGTATTAGCCTTTATAGTAGCTTTTGTGGGTGCCTCTCTTCCTATGATACTTGGAACATTGGTCTCTCTTTACTTTCTGAGTTTACCATTAGCTACCAGTTTGTTTATCGGAGGTACTTTGACCGCTACAAGCATAGGTATAACGGTAAAGGTACTTGAAGATCTGGGTAAAATGAGAGAGAGGTTTGCTCAAATAGTACTCGGAGCGGCGGTGCTTGACGATGTGTTTGGTGTTGTAATACTTTCTGCACTTTACGAATTTTCAAAAGAAGGTACTCTGCACGTGAGTGCGATATTAACCCTCCTCCTTTACATAGCTACCTTCTTTATACTCTCTCCCATAGTTGCCCAAATACTTGCCAGAATTATACAGATGCTCTCCAAAGCGCTTGGCACCGAGGACTTTATACCTCCCACGGTAGTGTCTGTGATCTTTCTATTTGCTTATTTGGCTCATGAGGTGGGTTCTCCTGAAATACTGGGAGCTTTTACCGCAGGACTTGCACTATCAAGAAGGCTTACACTACCCTTTGCCATATTTTTAAAGACAGACGAAAAGATGGCTCAAAAAGTGGAACATACCATCTTACCTTTGGTATGGGTACTCACACCTTTATTTTTTGTGTATGTGGGAATAGCGTTGAACCTGAAAGCTATAGACTTTGAATCTGTCGAATTTTGGCTCATGTCTTGTCTGATCCTCCTGGTAGCTCTAACAGGTAAAGTAGTGTCCGGTTTTTTAGTAAGTGGAAGTTTTAGGGAGAAACTCCTTATAGGTTTTTCCATGTTACCTAGAGGTGAAGTAGGTCTGATTTTTGCAGAGCTTGGGAGACAAGCAAATATCTATAACGATCTTCTGTATGCTGTAGTCATATTCACAGTTGCCGTAACTACACTATTAGCTCCTATTAGTCTCAAGTTACTGTCAAAATAA
- a CDS encoding CRISPR-associated endonuclease Cas3'' produces the protein MENLLRKRWAKSNGTTIREHTDRLKENLKVLRELYGDRIACPEEFRHIFWQALELACEYHDWGKLHWAFQRNVVKNERVESLYTPEVRHNLLSPAFLPNTLIKTLKSI, from the coding sequence ATGGAGAACCTCCTGAGGAAGAGGTGGGCGAAGTCTAATGGCACCACCATAAGAGAGCATACAGACAGGCTGAAAGAAAACTTAAAGGTTCTGAGAGAGCTTTACGGAGACAGAATAGCCTGTCCTGAGGAGTTCAGACATATCTTCTGGCAGGCTTTGGAGCTTGCCTGTGAATACCACGACTGGGGCAAGCTCCACTGGGCCTTTCAGCGGAATGTGGTTAAAAACGAGCGGGTAGAGTCTTTATACACTCCAGAGGTCAGACACAACCTCCTCTCTCCCGCTTTTCTGCCTAATACCTTGATAAAGACCTTAAAGAGTATATAG
- a CDS encoding low molecular weight phosphatase family protein: MRLCFISTGGAIRGVIAEAIAKKMSKEALLNMEIFSAGVEPLQEVPKQVIDVLEEKGYSVEEIKPRSLEDVSYEDADIIITLSTEARDKSPYMHTHKRREHWVLEEIKDVSDLQALRKLRDQIEENVVSLFKIR, translated from the coding sequence ATGAGATTGTGTTTTATATCCACAGGAGGAGCAATAAGAGGAGTTATAGCTGAAGCCATAGCAAAAAAAATGTCCAAGGAAGCTCTGCTCAACATGGAAATATTTTCGGCTGGAGTGGAACCACTGCAAGAAGTTCCTAAGCAGGTGATAGATGTGCTTGAAGAGAAGGGTTATTCGGTAGAAGAGATAAAACCGAGATCTTTGGAAGATGTATCTTACGAAGATGCTGACATAATAATAACCCTCTCAACGGAGGCGAGGGACAAAAGTCCATACATGCATACCCACAAAAGGAGGGAACACTGGGTTTTGGAAGAGATAAAGGATGTAAGTGACCTGCAAGCTCTTAGAAAGCTCAGAGATCAGATAGAAGAAAATGTAGTTTCTCTATTTAAAATAAGATAA
- the rpsO gene encoding 30S ribosomal protein S15, with product MALPKEKKQEIIRNFQRHERDTGSPEVQIAVLTERINRLTEHLKKNKKDVHSRRGLIAMIHARRRHLEYLKNTDYKRYLEVVQRLGLKVR from the coding sequence ATGGCATTACCGAAGGAGAAAAAACAGGAGATAATAAGGAACTTTCAGAGGCATGAAAGAGATACCGGTTCTCCGGAAGTACAGATAGCCGTGCTTACAGAAAGGATAAACAGACTTACCGAACATCTTAAAAAGAATAAGAAGGATGTTCATTCAAGAAGAGGGCTAATAGCTATGATACATGCCAGAAGGAGGCATTTGGAGTATCTTAAAAACACTGACTATAAAAGATACTTAGAGGTGGTTCAAAGGTTAGGTCTTAAGGTGAGATGA
- a CDS encoding LysR family transcriptional regulator, protein MIDITKLKTFIAVADLGSFSKASEILYITQPAVTQQIKALEKIVGAKLFQRQGGKIVLTNEGRRIYEIARSLLSDYENLMEEMAKIKKDFKDTLFVGVSTTLSGYKLPELIAEFHSQMPGISIRVFVENSQQIEENLLSGVLNVGVIERPPSDRFHAIQWFSDEIIYFTHPEHPFAREGEIHPERLYEADIIFREVSSGTRRIVKEELEKLGIIFEKLNIKVEINCGMSILSMVRGGYGTSFLSKGLLERDLQEGNVVHVKIKGFSAKRWYYIIYPENAKLSFLAGRFIRFLLSKSEKEITV, encoded by the coding sequence ATGATAGATATCACTAAGTTGAAGACCTTTATAGCGGTTGCGGATTTGGGAAGCTTTTCAAAAGCATCGGAGATATTATACATAACACAGCCTGCAGTCACCCAACAGATAAAAGCCCTTGAAAAAATAGTAGGTGCTAAACTCTTTCAAAGACAAGGTGGGAAGATAGTGCTTACCAACGAAGGAAGGAGAATATACGAAATAGCCAGATCCCTTTTGAGCGATTATGAAAACCTTATGGAGGAAATGGCAAAGATAAAGAAGGACTTTAAAGATACGCTCTTTGTGGGTGTAAGCACAACGCTGAGCGGTTATAAACTGCCTGAACTTATAGCTGAATTTCACTCTCAGATGCCAGGCATATCTATAAGGGTGTTTGTAGAGAACTCACAGCAAATAGAAGAAAACTTACTTTCCGGTGTGCTTAATGTAGGCGTAATAGAAAGACCACCCTCTGATAGATTTCACGCAATTCAGTGGTTCTCTGACGAAATCATATACTTTACTCATCCTGAGCATCCTTTCGCCAGAGAAGGTGAGATACACCCCGAGAGGCTTTATGAAGCAGATATCATCTTTAGGGAAGTCAGTTCAGGCACAAGGAGGATAGTAAAAGAGGAACTTGAGAAACTCGGAATAATCTTTGAAAAGTTGAATATAAAGGTGGAGATAAACTGCGGAATGTCCATACTGAGCATGGTAAGAGGTGGTTACGGTACGTCCTTCTTGTCAAAGGGACTCTTGGAGAGGGATCTTCAAGAAGGGAACGTGGTTCATGTAAAAATAAAAGGCTTTAGCGCAAAAAGGTGGTACTACATAATATATCCGGAAAATGCCAAACTCAGTTTTCTTGCGGGCAGGTTTATAAGATTCCTCCTTTCAAAGTCGGAAAAAGAGATAACAGTATGA
- a CDS encoding dephospho-CoA kinase: MMNWKIYEEKLKELRDYLEKSYTTNPDIEVHLISPDDKEFQHDKDVPYVLVRYYVDDEHFHERKMELFDYYLEKDIKEIVKMLTAMIEEFTMEIEQSEYGGG; this comes from the coding sequence ATGATGAACTGGAAGATATATGAGGAAAAGTTAAAGGAGCTTAGAGACTATCTTGAAAAGAGCTACACAACCAACCCAGATATTGAGGTACATCTGATTTCTCCCGATGATAAGGAATTTCAGCATGATAAGGATGTACCTTATGTATTGGTAAGATATTACGTAGATGATGAGCACTTTCATGAGAGAAAGATGGAACTCTTTGATTACTATCTTGAAAAAGATATAAAGGAAATTGTAAAGATGCTGACTGCTATGATAGAAGAGTTCACTATGGAGATAGAACAATCCGAATACGGAGGAGGTTGA
- the amrB gene encoding AmmeMemoRadiSam system protein B, whose translation MKVKGPNVAGIFYPSDPETLRITVTNFLKTSPLFPLKPMGFIAPHASYVYSGRVAGVVYKQMQNLDTSKDWRIILIAPSHYVLFEGISFGSYQAFKTPLGLVEVDRERIEKFIQMEKSVRVSLSDTPYFKEHSLEVQLPFLQVLLNKFYIIPVLYGDASPKEIKYLLSFFEGEDTLFVVSSDLSHYYPDTVAKVKDNFCHAGVEGLDVKILSKCEACGIVGITGAILYAKEKGLKGKLLDYGTSAQSGGERHKVVGYGGYVFTS comes from the coding sequence ATGAAGGTAAAAGGACCTAACGTGGCTGGTATCTTTTACCCATCCGATCCGGAAACCCTTAGAATCACTGTAACCAATTTTTTAAAGACTTCACCGCTTTTTCCATTAAAACCTATGGGTTTTATAGCTCCCCATGCAAGTTATGTATATTCGGGTAGAGTTGCTGGAGTGGTCTACAAGCAAATGCAAAACCTTGATACATCAAAAGACTGGAGGATTATTCTTATAGCGCCAAGTCATTATGTGTTGTTTGAGGGTATCTCTTTTGGAAGCTACCAGGCTTTTAAAACACCGCTGGGATTAGTAGAGGTAGATAGGGAACGTATAGAAAAGTTTATTCAGATGGAAAAGTCTGTTAGAGTAAGCTTGAGCGATACGCCCTATTTTAAAGAACATTCTCTGGAAGTACAACTCCCCTTTTTACAAGTGCTTTTGAATAAATTCTATATAATACCTGTACTTTACGGAGATGCATCGCCCAAAGAAATAAAATATCTCCTAAGCTTTTTTGAAGGAGAAGATACTCTTTTTGTTGTGAGTTCTGATCTTAGCCATTACTATCCAGACACCGTCGCTAAGGTTAAAGATAACTTCTGTCACGCTGGAGTCGAGGGTTTGGACGTAAAAATCTTGAGTAAGTGCGAGGCGTGCGGTATAGTAGGCATAACCGGTGCAATTCTCTATGCAAAAGAGAAGGGACTCAAAGGTAAACTTCTTGATTACGGGACATCTGCACAGAGTGGAGGAGAAAGACATAAGGTTGTAGGTTACGGAGGTTACGTTTTTACTTCATGA
- the amrS gene encoding AmmeMemoRadiSam system radical SAM enzyme encodes MESLAWMSEERDGKVLCKACYQRCLVKDGEYGKCGVRVNREGKLFLTVYGSVASYNTDPIEKKPLYHFLPGTYTFSVGTVGCNFSCLFCQNWEISQYPQTHRYKTFGENMSPEDIVRLAKVYKTPSISYTYNEPVIFFEFAFDTMKLAHAEGIRNVFVTSGYETEEVIDASLPYLSAMNIDLKSFSDKFYREVCGARLKPVLKTIEYAYKKGVWIEITTLVIPGLNDTSEEIRDIARFIRSISENIPWHISRFFPAYKMTNLSPTPLSSLIGAYEIAKEEGLNYVYLGNYPSEDLESTYCPSCAYKVIERKGFLGEQVKVHLSDGKCPKCGKVIDGIWSLF; translated from the coding sequence ATGGAAAGTCTTGCATGGATGAGTGAAGAGAGAGACGGTAAAGTTCTGTGTAAAGCTTGTTACCAGAGATGTCTGGTCAAAGATGGTGAGTATGGAAAGTGCGGTGTTAGGGTAAATAGAGAAGGTAAGCTTTTTTTAACAGTTTACGGTAGCGTTGCATCTTACAACACGGATCCCATAGAGAAAAAGCCGCTGTATCACTTTCTTCCCGGCACATATACCTTTTCAGTAGGAACTGTAGGATGCAACTTCTCATGTCTGTTTTGTCAAAACTGGGAGATCTCTCAGTATCCGCAGACACATCGTTATAAAACCTTTGGTGAAAATATGTCTCCGGAAGATATAGTGAGGTTGGCAAAGGTTTACAAAACACCTTCCATATCGTACACTTACAATGAACCTGTAATATTCTTTGAGTTTGCCTTTGATACTATGAAACTGGCTCACGCTGAAGGGATAAGAAACGTTTTTGTTACGAGCGGATACGAAACAGAAGAAGTGATTGACGCTTCTCTGCCTTATCTTTCCGCAATGAATATAGACCTCAAGTCCTTCTCGGATAAGTTCTACAGAGAAGTCTGCGGAGCAAGACTAAAACCTGTTCTGAAAACTATAGAGTACGCATATAAAAAGGGTGTGTGGATCGAAATAACAACGCTTGTGATACCTGGATTGAATGATACATCTGAAGAAATAAGGGATATAGCGAGGTTTATAAGAAGCATTTCGGAGAATATACCTTGGCATATTTCCCGTTTCTTTCCGGCTTACAAAATGACCAATCTGTCACCAACACCTTTAAGTAGCTTGATCGGTGCGTACGAAATAGCAAAAGAGGAAGGATTGAATTACGTATATCTGGGAAACTATCCGTCTGAGGATCTTGAATCCACTTACTGTCCATCGTGCGCTTACAAAGTTATAGAAAGGAAGGGGTTTCTCGGTGAGCAAGTTAAGGTTCATCTAAGTGATGGTAAATGTCCCAAGTGTGGGAAGGTAATAGATGGTATTTGGAGCTTATTTTGA
- a CDS encoding cupin domain-containing protein has product MTYIQEAERKLRELGYEGIYLWEDPPDTYYDWHTHPEDEVRFILEGSIVIGTDKEIYHLKAGDILEVPAGTRHWARTKEGVKYLCASRKK; this is encoded by the coding sequence ATGACATATATCCAGGAAGCCGAAAGGAAGCTTAGAGAACTTGGCTATGAAGGTATATACCTTTGGGAAGATCCACCTGACACATATTACGACTGGCACACGCATCCCGAAGATGAAGTAAGATTTATACTTGAAGGCTCAATAGTTATAGGTACAGATAAAGAAATTTATCATCTAAAGGCTGGAGACATCTTAGAAGTTCCTGCAGGTACACGTCATTGGGCAAGGACAAAAGAAGGAGTCAAATACCTTTGCGCATCAAGGAAAAAGTAA
- a CDS encoding polyribonucleotide nucleotidyltransferase, with protein MMEKVIAKLGDKDPIIIESGHYAKLSDGAVVVRQGDTAVLVTAVVSEEPQQNIDFMPLSVDYREQSSAWGKIPGGFVKREGKPTDREVLVSRVIDRPIRPLFPEGFFHDVVITALTLSADDRYDPDVLAITGASAALHISRIPFEGPIAGLRICRIDGNFVANPTYEERQRADLEIILAVSKDSIIMVEGGAKEVDENTFANALYFGLEVGKDIIKVQEELRDRVGVPKMSFEGIEIPDEIKNLMVEFCSEKILQTFEIQDKRERKEKSSAILKEFIETYQIPEELHFKVGYHYKKLTSKLMRDMVLNKGIRIDGRRPDEIRPISIEIKPFERPHGSAIFTRGQTQAFATVTLGSPHEAQLVESIYEGEVFKRFMLHYNFPPFSTGEAKPWGPPRRREIGHGALAERAIEPLIPSEDEFPYIIRVVSNILESNGSTSMATVCAGSLALFDAGVPMKKHVAGIAMGLIMEGERYVILSDILGDEDQLGDMDFKVAGTKDGITSVQMDIKIKGLKREIMQEALMQAKAGRLYILDRMYQAISEPRRDLSPHAPRIEIITVPEDKAVLIIGPGGKTVKDIKEKTGTTVWVLEGGKVSLTAPSKSAIDAAKEIIENIIRDVEVGKVYEGKVTRVEPYGVFVEILPGKIGLLHVSKMEGYVKDVRAVFSVGDTVKVKVLEVDDQGRAKLTNIGLDDSRRSSAAERGTRNA; from the coding sequence ATGATGGAGAAGGTGATCGCCAAATTGGGGGACAAGGACCCCATAATAATAGAATCCGGGCATTATGCTAAACTCTCTGATGGTGCGGTAGTCGTAAGACAAGGTGATACGGCGGTTTTAGTTACGGCTGTAGTTTCCGAGGAACCTCAGCAGAATATAGATTTTATGCCCCTTTCCGTTGATTACAGGGAGCAATCTTCCGCCTGGGGAAAGATACCTGGAGGTTTTGTAAAAAGGGAAGGAAAGCCGACGGATCGTGAGGTACTTGTTTCAAGGGTTATAGATAGACCCATAAGACCACTCTTTCCGGAGGGGTTTTTTCACGATGTGGTCATAACAGCGCTTACACTCTCCGCTGATGACAGATACGACCCAGATGTGCTTGCTATAACTGGAGCTTCCGCAGCGCTTCATATTTCCAGAATACCCTTTGAAGGTCCTATAGCTGGATTAAGGATATGTAGGATTGACGGTAATTTTGTGGCAAATCCTACTTACGAAGAGAGACAAAGAGCCGATCTTGAGATAATCTTAGCTGTCAGTAAAGATAGCATAATTATGGTGGAGGGTGGTGCAAAGGAAGTTGATGAGAATACTTTTGCTAACGCTCTATACTTTGGTTTAGAGGTAGGAAAAGATATTATAAAGGTTCAGGAAGAGCTTAGGGATAGGGTGGGGGTTCCTAAGATGAGCTTTGAAGGTATAGAGATTCCTGACGAGATAAAAAATCTTATGGTGGAGTTTTGCAGTGAAAAAATACTTCAAACCTTTGAGATACAAGACAAAAGGGAGAGAAAGGAAAAATCTTCAGCCATCTTGAAAGAGTTTATAGAAACCTATCAGATACCTGAAGAACTTCATTTTAAGGTAGGCTATCACTACAAAAAGCTTACGAGTAAACTGATGAGGGACATGGTACTAAATAAAGGTATTAGGATAGATGGGAGAAGACCTGACGAGATAAGACCTATAAGCATAGAGATAAAGCCCTTTGAGCGACCTCATGGTAGCGCTATTTTCACCAGAGGACAAACTCAAGCTTTTGCTACTGTAACTCTTGGCTCACCACATGAAGCCCAGCTGGTAGAGAGCATTTATGAAGGAGAAGTTTTCAAAAGATTCATGCTCCACTATAACTTCCCGCCCTTTTCTACAGGTGAGGCAAAGCCATGGGGACCTCCCAGAAGAAGAGAGATAGGTCACGGAGCGCTTGCAGAAAGGGCTATAGAACCCCTTATACCTTCCGAAGATGAATTTCCTTATATAATAAGGGTAGTATCCAACATACTTGAATCGAATGGTTCAACGTCTATGGCAACGGTATGTGCAGGTTCTTTGGCTCTCTTTGATGCAGGTGTTCCCATGAAAAAACACGTTGCAGGCATAGCTATGGGTCTGATCATGGAAGGTGAAAGGTATGTGATCCTTTCGGACATACTGGGGGACGAGGATCAGCTTGGAGATATGGACTTTAAGGTAGCTGGTACAAAGGACGGGATAACAAGTGTGCAGATGGATATAAAGATAAAGGGCTTAAAGAGGGAAATCATGCAAGAGGCTCTCATGCAAGCGAAAGCTGGCAGGCTTTATATACTCGATAGAATGTATCAGGCTATATCTGAACCACGAAGGGATCTTTCTCCTCATGCACCAAGAATAGAGATCATAACTGTACCTGAAGATAAAGCTGTGCTTATCATAGGACCCGGTGGAAAGACCGTCAAGGATATCAAGGAGAAAACTGGAACTACCGTGTGGGTGCTTGAAGGTGGAAAAGTGTCTTTGACCGCACCATCCAAATCAGCAATAGATGCAGCAAAGGAAATTATAGAGAACATAATAAGGGATGTGGAAGTGGGAAAGGTTTACGAAGGTAAGGTAACACGTGTAGAACCCTACGGTGTTTTTGTGGAGATCTTACCTGGAAAGATAGGTCTTTTGCATGTGAGCAAGATGGAAGGATACGTAAAAGATGTTAGGGCTGTTTTCAGCGTAGGTGACACAGTAAAGGTAAAGGTGCTTGAAGTAGATGATCAGGGAAGAGCTAAGCTTACCAATATAGGATTAGACGATAGCCGGCGTAGCTCAGCGGCAGAGCGAGGCACTCGTAATGCCTAG
- a CDS encoding transposase, which translates to MIVIRAYVYPHFANKGKVVKIGKVLKEYRKTAEKIASYQWQVFFKEGRFSRYAKLKHIESRLSERYKQVCLWQVVSGLEGFVSNIQNKFKQIVLSSNLDRKTKRVLLYINSRGEWFSKRSEKALWIEGKERIGYEITEEERKLARKIFKHILKGWRRPSFRHISMHLDSKVVLVEENKHSKTFQRWLKLSTLERGKPIYVPLKNNSYAENLEGELLNFCQIVEEEGKVKVVLIKDIATREEYKPLVESIAIDIGLNPLMATDRGDLIGRQFFEVLKKYDQKITKRMASLQRKGIKPNQDKKYIELVRRLRAFIKTEINRFVNRLIKLYKPAKIVIERLDFRSPDLSRRMNRIIQNFGKGVFKKKLESLKEEYGIEIVEVNPAYTSQECSSCGYVDKNNRKDTHIFECVACGRKINAQVNSARNILRRASLLRLIKSSTPKKQFLKVLIKRYLERHKGCNSAPLEVLKANPYFRDFLNPLSGGNKFLLKGEL; encoded by the coding sequence GTGATAGTGATTAGAGCTTATGTATATCCTCATTTTGCGAATAAGGGTAAGGTAGTAAAAATTGGAAAAGTCTTGAAAGAATACAGAAAAACAGCAGAGAAGATAGCCAGCTACCAGTGGCAGGTCTTCTTTAAAGAAGGCAGGTTCAGCAGATATGCAAAGCTAAAACACATAGAAAGCAGGCTATCAGAAAGATACAAACAGGTCTGTCTGTGGCAGGTGGTAAGCGGACTTGAGGGTTTTGTCTCCAACATACAAAACAAATTCAAACAGATAGTCCTCTCTTCAAACCTGGATAGAAAAACCAAAAGAGTTCTTCTATACATCAACAGCAGAGGTGAGTGGTTTTCTAAAAGGTCAGAGAAAGCTCTGTGGATAGAAGGAAAGGAGAGGATAGGGTATGAGATAACAGAGGAAGAGAGGAAGTTGGCAAGGAAAATTTTTAAGCATATCTTGAAAGGCTGGAGAAGGCCATCTTTTAGGCACATATCCATGCACTTAGACAGCAAAGTGGTACTTGTGGAGGAAAACAAGCATTCAAAGACCTTCCAAAGGTGGCTAAAGCTATCTACCCTTGAGAGAGGAAAACCCATATACGTGCCACTCAAGAACAACAGCTATGCGGAAAACTTAGAAGGTGAGCTTTTAAACTTTTGCCAGATTGTGGAGGAAGAAGGAAAGGTAAAGGTAGTCCTTATAAAGGACATAGCCACAAGGGAGGAATACAAGCCACTGGTAGAAAGCATAGCCATAGATATAGGGCTAAATCCTTTGATGGCAACAGATAGAGGAGACCTTATTGGAAGACAGTTTTTTGAAGTATTGAAGAAATACGACCAGAAGATAACAAAGAGGATGGCAAGCTTGCAGAGAAAAGGCATAAAACCAAATCAAGATAAAAAATACATAGAGCTTGTAAGGAGGCTTAGGGCTTTTATAAAAACGGAAATAAACAGGTTTGTAAACAGGCTGATAAAGTTATACAAACCGGCTAAGATAGTAATAGAGAGGTTAGACTTCAGAAGTCCAGACTTGTCAAGGAGAATGAATAGGATTATTCAGAACTTTGGGAAAGGAGTTTTTAAAAAGAAATTAGAAAGTTTAAAAGAGGAATACGGGATAGAGATAGTGGAAGTAAATCCCGCATACACATCGCAGGAGTGTAGCTCTTGTGGATATGTGGATAAGAATAACAGGAAGGATACTCACATTTTTGAGTGTGTAGCCTGTGGCAGGAAGATAAACGCACAGGTAAATTCCGCAAGGAATATCCTCAGGAGAGCGTCTCTCCTGAGGTTAATAAAGTCCTCCACTCCGAAAAAGCAATTCCTCAAGGTGCTGATAAAAAGGTATCTTGAGAGACACAAGGGGTGTAATAGTGCTCCCCTGGAAGTCCTTAAAGCTAATCCCTACTTTAGGGACTTCCTAAACCCTCTGAGTGGAGGGAATAAATTTCTATTAAAGGGGGAACTATGA